The DNA segment AGGACTTGAATTAGAGGAGTGGAACAAGACTAGACTTGAACACTtgagaagattttttttttacacttgagagctgacagacttgaaacattttgagagtaaaagagaaatgcaatttgaactttcactcgaataatttccgtttgcttttctcgagtgttattcaaaaatcattaaactactgcatcttgtgtcGTTggctcttctgctttgactgtgattgcactttggtattgttgggttttcaatctgttactggtaTTTTACCGGTTGTTGCTGGTTtcgcggtgttgctgaatctgctgttgctgtggtattattgttgctgactcctacttcatttcttcttgtattgccatttccaggtacacatttgtacactctcggcttgaagcgaaatgaaatattaatcaggctttgttcctgttgaattcctcttgtttagatttgtgtttgaatataattttcctttctttgtataaaaatgtagttgattgattaatgagtaatgatgttgcatatgtataacttcttcatctaataatgttagtttaaattaatcaaagaatagttaatctgttttgatattattgtgcgtcaatctcatattccagtgttattaaataataggaTATAGAACGGAAGtgatctctctttgtacaaactcgattgcaattttccatttgcattagccgtaaattaataactaataagtttgaccttttcagcatgtaattaattgagggatttccttttatttttagagacgaacttaataggaaaatgtagtcgttataggtttatcctttaaaataaaaatgagacgagcctcgctaaataatcACACATCGCcgaggccctcaataaaatacatagccattgactagactttggatttggccgttaatgaaccttcacggcctttcctaaaataacaatacgttagtctctttaggacgcgccttaataaaccttaccttcttaaactcgggtgcacatttatgtgacccaaatccaaatctcaacggagtcgaaatgtgtctctaatcatacattgattgtgacgtggtttgagatgcgtgtccatgaaaaataagaacgagatgagcctcgccgaataaaaatacaaaattgcggggccctcagtaaatatttgctttaaaattgcttagacttcgggattgaccgtttagcaaaattccacggccttacccaaagtagatgatacgctagtcgctttaggcgcgcctttaataatttaatttccttaaactcgggtgcacattgatgtgacccaaatccaaatctcaacggagtcaaagtgtgtcgacgaccacgggtacattgattgtaacgcggtttgagatacattttcacaacgttgcaattcttgataaaaataacagtaaatgataaaagcggttaaaagttaaattttgcacataggttcaacatgtattaaatcagataatcaagccaaatatgacagttgagcgaccgtgctagaaccacggaactcgggaatgcctaacaccttctcccgggttaacaaaattccttatccggatttctggtgcgcagactgtaatatggagtcattcttttcctcgattcgggattaaaattggtgacttgggacaccctaaatctcccaagtggcgactctgaaataaataaacaaattccgtttcgattgtcctttaattggaaaaaactcccttgtaccctctcgggggcggaaaaaggaggtgtgacacagaAGATAGTTGAATCTGAAGGCAACAATCCCATCTGTTACCGGAAATAATTATACTCACAAAGATGAAATAAATGATTGTCATCCGGTAGCATTTAATGAGGAATATCTATAACATTAATTACATAACCTGTTACAAGGAATATGACATTCACTGCCgccgttacacattcttcaatgaccctcataattgacactaaagaggggcttgatcctacgATCTTATTTCCTAGGTGCAGCTATAGATAGTGAGCTCTATTATCACTGTAAAGGAGACGAATTTTCTGGAAAACATGCGCTACACTCTATTCGAAGCTcaatataattttatcttttttgtTGACTGATATCGTTACTATTGTGCACGGAAGCCCTGCTCTCGGAATTACGGTTTCTGCTATTTTATCTCAATCTCAAGGCTAAGTATCATATTTTTATCTAATTCATCTATTACTTTAGGATAAAATTAATTAACTTGTCTATAAAtcacatataaattcaattgtaccgTTTTACGGGCAAACAAGACTTATGTATTATTATCAATGATTAACAAAATTAATTGTTGAAAAGTTATTGATGCAAAAGATATCAAATCAATATTTGAAAATTGAAGAGTTGAATAAAATTCTAGCTATTTTTCATGTTCATTTAGAAAATGTACATAACGGAGGAAATAAGGGAGATATCCTTAGCTATTTTTCATCTTCCAAAAATGGAGTACATGCACTCTATACACATGAATAAATAGTGTGAAGGCCATGTTCATAAGTTCTCTGTGCAAAAGTTACTACTGCAGTAGTACAACTGACAAAGTtttaaagggaaaaagaaaatgaacaggAAAATTAAATTGGAAAAACGAGCAGAAAAATCAAGTGAATTTTCTAGGATCCGTAACATTAATCCTCCAATGTTCATCTTTAAATCCCATTTTTCCAGCCAACTTCCTATCCCATTCTAACTCAATTTTCCTTTGCTTTGTCAACATACAACATTTCTGTAAACTCTTATCCATGGAGTCATGGAGTTTCCACCATGTTCGATGCGCGACATCACTAGCATAAACACGCTGATCTCCTATGTCCCAGTTACAATCGTAGTCCCTATAACATACCCATGGCTTTAACCCTAGATAATGTATGGCGTACACTTTTGGAGGATCTGCCCCGAATAATTGGTTCTTAACACTGACCTCGTTAGAATTATTTGAccaaaaattcttcaaaaaattaaCCCTTCGAGGCAACCTATGCCACCATACGAACACTTCATTAAGGAAACCTTGGTCACCTCCGTTATACGATATAATCTCCTTTGTACGTTGCATGAACATGTTGAACGTGCAATTTGATGGCTCGATCACCATTATTCCTGAATTGAAGATTGACGCATCATTACCTGCAGATGACAGATCCAAGATCTAATATTTATGGACGAACAATCCAATTGTTCatatatctaaattatttgagtatttacatatatataattGGAGCTCATGAAGACATGAAGTGTTACCTGTAGCTGTCATTTGAGGAAAATGGAAAAGAAGGTCGATGTTACGTTGAACGATGATGTCAGCATCAATGAAGATGATCTTTTCATAGTCAGTTAGTTGCCATAACCTGAATTTGCTATAATTGTATTCATTGTATGTGTTTTTCTCAGCTTTAGGGTTTCTTATCCTCTTGATGAACCGGAGTTTCCAACCGGCTTTAATGAGGGCGGCTCGTTTGGGCTTGGAGATACTCCGGTCCAGAAGAAGGATAAGGTCACGTTTGGTTCCGGTTCGGAGAAGACTCTGAGCTAAGGTAATTGCACCACAAACGTATGTTTCTGAGGAATGGAGAACTGTGGCGTAGGCTtctcttcttgatatttttgtactGCTTTCAATGTTGGAAATATCATAGACCTCGTTGATTTCTGGAATCAAATGTTTGTCAAATATTTTATCAATAAATGCACTAACAatgtataaaaaaaatacataaattgatTAGCTATAACAAATAAAACTATAGCGTAAAAAAATATACACGGTCAATTGTAACCTGATACTtgtaattatcttttaaatgacGTGATAGTAAAAACGTTATTTTACAATATTAGTGTGTGTAACAGCAACGTAGGAGTTAAAGTCATAATATATATTCAATTAATGCAGTTATAGGATAGGGAGTTGTACAATGACAGTACTACATATTTTTCTAATCGATACAATATGGAAATTTTAACAAATCATTAAATATTGGAGGTTAGTGAAGTGATAGAAAGCTCCAGCATCTGCACTTAAATATTTGGGTTTGCACCTTACGTTCAATCAATCCGTATTATTAGCTTCTTGATTAGGTAAAGGTTAAGAGCGCAAGGTAATCTTATTTTATGAAGAAAAAGTATAATTTATTTCATTGTCGTGTAATTATCATGATATACCTCTGCCTATTTTGTATTTTCTACATGCAACTATGCAAGTAGATATTTAATTTCTCTAAACCTACCAAACATTTTACTGACCAACAGGACAATGCTTTTCAACCTCCTTTTGGCACCAAACTCTCAAAATCAACTTTCCACCAATAATTATATACCATCAGCTGtcttataaaaaatagcaaagtTGGCTGTCAATATATTAGTAGGTCTCATCACCTTGCCAAGAAATGTAACAATATTATTACAATTAggtgaaggaaaaaaaaaacatttaagAATACTATTCCCTCCATTTTACTTTTTGTGGCAAAGTTTGAATAGAGACGAATTGTTTAACAAAAAAGAACTTTTAAAACTTAAACTCTAGAATAAGTCATAGATAATTATATATGTGGTTATAAATTATTATTAATggtaaaataaaaattttaaaattgaaTTGTTACCAAAATTAGAGAGTTATAATTCTCTTTAGaacaaactaaaaagaaaatattgtCATACAAAATAGAACAGAGGGAGTATTATACTTTGATTAAATAAAATAGCATTACTCCCAGTGTTCAAGTTGGCGCCTGTAGCTCAATGGATAGAGCGTCTGTTTCCTAAGCAGAAAGTTTCGACCCCTACCTGGCGCAATTTCATTTTGGCTTTAAAACATCCTAATACTTTTTCCCCATAATTACCTTATAAAACCTGATACTGTAAACATTTTTAAACCGTTTTTAGAACACTATTTTGCAGGTTCTCATTTTAATTGTTGGAAAACATAATGTAAGATGATGATTTTACCATATGCTTTTTCCATTTATAATCAATAACATCAACAAGatcaagaaaagaagaaatacAAGACTTGGCAATGAAAGCAAGTAAAAGTTGAAATTTTTACGTACCTTTTCCCCAGAGAGGCAAAGCCAAAGTACAAGAACCAACTGGCAATGAAACTTTTTGCGTCAATTTATCCATATCTGGCTCATAATACCACCAATTTCCTTCCCTTTTCTTTAACTCATCACATCTAAACATTTCCACCATAGGTCTACACTTACTCAAGAACACAACTTTCATCTTATTCCCATTATTCCAacctctttttcctcttttcacAGCCAAATTTGCTGCCACAAGATTAACTTGTAGCCTATAAACATCTCTTCCCCACCCTTCTTCTGGATATTTGCATGGCAATTTCACTACTATCATGTCCATATAACTATAGCTATTAAAATCTGGCATTGGTATTTCTGGACATTCTgttccatccatttcttcttcttcatctatccaCTCTGGAAATAACTCTTTCCATTCTAACAATTTTGAAACTTTCTCGAATTTTACTTTTATTATCTGTCCGTGGACTTTCCATTCACTAATATCTTCCCCTTCCATATTCACCATTCCTATTTTCATTCCTCTCCCCATTTCATTTAAAAAACTTGGCTTTTCGCGCTTCACCATCTTCTTCTCTGCCTTTGCCTCAATATTCACCACCAACCTTTCTTCTAATACTGCTTTCATCTTTATTCCACCTTCCCCCTATTCATGATAAAGAAAAAAGAACTTTAAGTTTCATGCCGTGACAACGTTAAAAATCTCTACAGAATCAAGTAACTTATAAGGTAATTACAGGAAATTTCTACGATAAGCATTAATTACTGACCTGTAACATGCTATTACATGTTAAATCAAACTTATATCGTACAAAAAAATCTTTACGCTATAACTTATAACAACAATAACGGCCCCTCAATCCCAAACAAGTTGGGTTGACTATATGAATCCTCATTGACTATGTTACTCCATGTATATATAACAAAACCTAAATGCTTCATTGGGCAACCCGGTACACAAAGGCATTCCGACATTCACGCAACGTACGAGAAAGGCTGCACCCAAGGAGTTTGACGTAGACACCTAACCTAATACAATcattagtggctgcttccacTGATGCTCACCTTTCTTGaactgaaaaaagaaaataaacaggtaaaaaaAAAGCTCACCTTACCTTATGATGGCATTCGCGCAATGAGCATACAAGGGATGCTGCATATTCATGATAAACAGAAGTTGATGGCCGGAGAAGAAGAGCACCATAAGCAACTAAGAAGCAAGCCAAGAAAACTAAGTTGATTTTGATGATCAATGCTTTAGAAGGAAGTGTTTTCATAATCATCATTTCAAGAGAAACTCGAGTGTAGAAACCAGAGTCCTAGTTCCTATGCTATATAAAATGTACACTCTCACTTTCTCTCCAGCTAATAATTGCAGTGAGCAAGTAAAAACTAGTATAAGTTAATTTGAGTGATTTAACATATATTTAAAAGAGATTTGGCAGCAGTTGTTAGAGACAGAGAGGTTGCCTAATTATGAAAAGATTAAGGGATAAGTAATTAGAACTACTAGAAAAGCTCCAAGTGTTGTTTCCTTGTCTTTTTAGATTTCCTTCCCCTTGATGAGATCACCATAAGGGTCGGACTAAATGAAGGAATTTTAATTGTTTGCCATATGTTTTTAAGTGTTGTTCCTTTTATTCTTCGtcttggaaaaaaaaaaaagctatcGTATAATTTCCTCAAATACCCATCCCTTAATCGTCAAGATACATAGGTGATAATGACCGTATAGTCAATTTGTTTTTCTTTAAGGGAAGGGCAAGCATTACCCTCCTTTATTCATTGAGTTTAATATTTCTATATACACATTAATCACATCACCTAAAAAATAACTATAGATAGCTGCTCATAAAAGATGAGATTAGTAACCTAAAAAAATAAGACAAGTTATTTGctataaaattaaaatataataattatgTCGTCGGTGCATACAAGATAAATATTGTTGTTATCTTAGCACATATATTTGCCGCTGGCAGTAAAAATTGTTAGCTTGAGAGgacaattattattattattattaaattgttTTTGAAAATCCACGATTTGAAATATTTGGAAAGCTTAAGCTAAAGGGAGAGAGAAAGGCCTTTGCCAACAACTTGTTTAGCTGCCCTGTCAATGTCCTATGAACAAGCAAATGTCGCTTTTAGCCGTTACGAAATTGCAAGGTCGCACCAATACTTGATTTTCTACACATTTCCAGAACTAATATTCTATattctgtattttttttttttaaaaaaaaaaacaatgatcGTCCTGAACAAATGAATTTAATAGGCTTTAGGTGGGATAACCACTCCTTACCAAAACAAAAGATTGCCGTGTCGACCAAATTAGAGATATTACGGTAGTGAATCATTGTTGTACTCAATGTCAACCCTTTCAATAATTAAATGAGTTATTATCACATTACAATGCACCAAATATTGGAACTAATACCCAGCTCACTCTTGTTATATATCATCCTCCTTTTCCTGTTTTAATAAGAAAGGAAATGATCAAAACTAGGTTGTTAACAACATTGTAAACTATGTTAATTTAAGGAACGTAGTTGTGGATGAGTCGAATTCTCTTCTCTTTCAAGTAAATAATAAGTACTATTAATATCCCTCTGGTTTCTAGAGGTACTAGATAGCTTTCAATATCACTTTGTTTTTTAGAATTTAGAATTAAAAAGGTAGCCTTGCAGTTCTTTTTAGCAAACCAATAAGTTGCATAGAAATTTTGACTGCATCACATAATGTTTTTCCGTTTCAAAAGGCTTCTGaaaacacaattatcacaaaatctTTTTCCCACAGAGAAGTATGAAAGGGTAAAAATGACCGactaaaatgaaaagaaaaacaagagtcCAATTATTAGCCGGATGACAGTATCAAATCGATAATCTGAATCAAATGGAGGAAAAAAAATCGAATATGGTTTGATACTTTGATTTGGTGTTGGAAAGAAActcgaccataattggtttggtttgattttaactaaaaaaaaccAATCCAAAATCAAACCAATCCGATGTTACATGTGTAGAAGTTTTAAATATATTTActacataaaaatatttattgtagTATAGTTTACAAAGATATCCTAAaagttttcataattttatcttttaacgtaTTATTTCAAGCTTGAACTTATAATTTTTGAATGCTCCAATAAACTTTATAGTCCATAAAtgttagtaactcaaataaatttcaaatcaaaatcaaatcgatattaatgctaacaaaagacattcaattcaattgtaCTAGGAATGACAAAAGTGttggatatatatattttttagtttATTCGTGGTTTAGATAAAATGCATAACTTATTTTTTTAGTGTTTAGTTATGTAAATAATAGTACTTATTAGTCGATCGTACTTATTTTAGAAACTTAGTAactttagattatgtttatttttattatgaattattaataatatttattttatgcaattttattatcgttattgttgaatattttaataTAATGCCATGACTCGTCtcatattttatgttattttcttgaaaaataccttACATAGTTATGTCTTACtatgattaaagaaatatttggtGCACAAATTCTATGTTTTGTGCTATGAAGACTTTATGGAAAAAAAACCgaaaaaatccgaaaacccgaGATAAAAAACCTGACTtgtattgatttggtttggtctttTAATTTAGTAACCTGACACAACTAATTTGATTTGGTAATTAAAAAACTCAAACTAATCCGACCAATGTAAACTCTAATGACACTTGTCGTCAACTCTTCTTATCAAAAAGTAATCTTCAATGCGAAGAAGACAGGCACATTCATCAAATTGCTTACTTTTGCCCTTGTTCGTTACACATTGTATAGATCCCGAAGGTATAGGGGAAATAGAATTTTCACCCAAGAGattcaaaaatacaaaagtaGACATGCGAAGAAATGAATGGGATGCAATATTTAATATATTTACATGATTACACGGAGAAAGAGCTGAACTCTCTCCCTCCCGCCCGCCTAGCTCTGTCTCTGTCCAGAAGAGACTTCCATTTAACCTCCATTATTTTTACTCCATCAGCGTCAGCAGCTGGTTCTGGTCTTTCAGCTTTCGCGTAGCAGTTAGAGGgtgcaaaatatatataaaagtttGTTAAGAATCAGCGTGCGTACAACTAGTGGTTTTTAGATATCATTTTAGTGATACTAACACCATCTCCAATCCTAACACCAAATTTCACACCAAAATAGTGTAATACCAAATTTACTCCAACCATTACACTATATTTTAcaccaaaaaataat comes from the Nicotiana sylvestris chromosome 4, ASM39365v2, whole genome shotgun sequence genome and includes:
- the LOC104239093 gene encoding UDP-glucuronate:xylan alpha-glucuronosyltransferase 2-like isoform X2, translated to MKAVLEERLVVNIEAKAEKKMVKREKPSFLNEMGRGMKIGMVNMEGEDISEWKVHGQIIKVKFEKVSKLLEWKELFPEWIDEEEEMDGTECPEIPMPDFNSYSYMDMIVVKLPCKYPEEGWGRDVYRLQVNLVAANLAVKRGKRGWNNGNKMKVVFLSKCRPMVEMFRCDELKKREGNWWYYEPDMDKLTQKVSLPVGSCTLALPLWGKEINEVYDISNIESSTKISRREAYATVLHSSETYVCGAITLAQSLLRTGTKRDLILLLDRSISKPKRAALIKAGWKLRFIKRIRNPKAEKNTYNEYNYSKFRLWQLTDYEKIIFIDADIIVQRNIDLLFHFPQMTATGNDASIFNSGIMVIEPSNCTFNMFMQRTKEIISYNGGDQGFLNEVFVWWHRLPRRVNFLKNFWSNNSNEVSVKNQLFGADPPKVYAIHYLGLKPWVCYRDYDCNWDIGDQRVYASDVAHRTWWKLHDSMDKSLQKCCMLTKQRKIELEWDRKLAGKMGFKDEHWRINVTDPRKFT
- the LOC104239093 gene encoding UDP-glucuronate:xylan alpha-glucuronosyltransferase 2-like isoform X1, whose translation is MMIMKTLPSKALIIKINLVFLACFLVAYGALLLRPSTSVYHEYAASLVCSLRECHHKGEGGIKMKAVLEERLVVNIEAKAEKKMVKREKPSFLNEMGRGMKIGMVNMEGEDISEWKVHGQIIKVKFEKVSKLLEWKELFPEWIDEEEEMDGTECPEIPMPDFNSYSYMDMIVVKLPCKYPEEGWGRDVYRLQVNLVAANLAVKRGKRGWNNGNKMKVVFLSKCRPMVEMFRCDELKKREGNWWYYEPDMDKLTQKVSLPVGSCTLALPLWGKEINEVYDISNIESSTKISRREAYATVLHSSETYVCGAITLAQSLLRTGTKRDLILLLDRSISKPKRAALIKAGWKLRFIKRIRNPKAEKNTYNEYNYSKFRLWQLTDYEKIIFIDADIIVQRNIDLLFHFPQMTATGNDASIFNSGIMVIEPSNCTFNMFMQRTKEIISYNGGDQGFLNEVFVWWHRLPRRVNFLKNFWSNNSNEVSVKNQLFGADPPKVYAIHYLGLKPWVCYRDYDCNWDIGDQRVYASDVAHRTWWKLHDSMDKSLQKCCMLTKQRKIELEWDRKLAGKMGFKDEHWRINVTDPRKFT